Below is a window of bacterium DNA.
GCGGAGTTAATTACTACACAGGACAGGCCTTAGATATGCCACGCATTACAGCAGTAGGGCATAGTGCCGGTTGTTTAGTAGGATTTGATTTGGCACATGCTGCAGGTAATATTATTTTGAGTTTACATGATTGGAACGTGGATTTTGCAGCGTGGTGTTCGTATAAATATCTGAATTCCGGTCCCGGGGGTATATCGGGAATATACATACACGAAAACCACACACGTAATCACAACATACCTCGTTTTGCGGGATGGTGGGGGCATGATAAAAAAACAAGATTCCTAATGAAGCCCGATTTTGTACCTATCCCGACGGCGGAATCTTGGCAACTAAGTAATGCGCCTGTGTTATTGATGGCTTCATTGCGTGCATCTTTGGATATATTCGATGAAGCGGGTATGGATCGCCTAAGAAAAAAGAGCCTTCTTCTTACGGGTTATCTTGAATATTTGATCCATGATATAAAAACCGATAATTTTGCATTGATCACTCCATCAGATTCTTCTCAGCGCGGCTGTCAAATTTCAATACAAACCAAACGAAACGGAAAAAGGCTATTTGAAAATCTGAGTGAAGCAGGGATAATCGCAGACTGGCGTGAACCTGATGTCGTTCGAGTTGCACCGGTGCCGTTGTATAATTCCTTTCTTGATGTGTATAGATTTGCTGAAATTTTGAGAAAGCACTCCTAATTAATAATAAAAGTTAATAATTAAAGGGCAAATTATTATGAAAAAACTTCTCTATGCAGCGATGTGGGTCATTGTTGTGGTTTTGTCTTGTCGTCAACCGCAAACACATCAACCGTTATCAACGAAAGACGGTGTAACAATAGATTATAGAGTAGTAGGTCAAGGGGATACGACGATCCTGTTTCTTCATGGATGGGGTATAAATCAGACCTACTGGGACCAGCAAGCAGCACATTTTGGTAAAAAATATAAGGCCGTATCTTTAGATTTGCCGGGTTTTGGCAAATCCGGA
It encodes the following:
- the kynU gene encoding kynureninase, with protein sequence MNFENSVGFAQKLDQEDSLKEFRSRFHIPLYKDGTQSIYFCGNSLGLQPKSVRSYIEQELKDWETLGVEGHFHAKNPWMPYHEFLTAKAAKIVGANEHEVVHMNSLTTNLHLLMVSFYRPTKERHKILIEKTAFPSDQYAVQSQIRFHGYDPKTALVEIMPRDGEEILRTDDIEEYIQSHGHEIALILLGGVNYYTGQALDMPRITAVGHSAGCLVGFDLAHAAGNIILSLHDWNVDFAAWCSYKYLNSGPGGISGIYIHENHTRNHNIPRFAGWWGHDKKTRFLMKPDFVPIPTAESWQLSNAPVLLMASLRASLDIFDEAGMDRLRKKSLLLTGYLEYLIHDIKTDNFALITPSDSSQRGCQISIQTKRNGKRLFENLSEAGIIADWREPDVVRVAPVPLYNSFLDVYRFAEILRKHS